One Streptomyces umbrinus genomic window, CGCCTGACCTCCGAGGGTGGTGGGAAGGGCCCCCGGGTCCTGGTGCTCACGATGTTCGACACCGACGCCGACATCACCCGTGCCATCGAGGCGGGTGCCACCGGCTATCTGCTCAAGGCCGAACACCCTGATGAACTCTTCACGGCGATCCGCCACGCGGCGTCCGGTCACACGACTCTGTCGGCCCCGGTGGCCGACCGGTTGATGACTCGGCTGCGCAGCCCGAGTCCCACCCTGTCCCCACGCGAGCACGAGATCCTCGGACAACTCGCCCGCGGCTTGGGCAACCGGGAGATCGCCCGAGCCCTGTTCATCAGCGAGGCGACGGTCAAGACCCATCTCGGGCGGATCTATGGCAAGTTGGGGGTGGAGACGCGGGCGGGGGCCGTGGCGGTCGCCAAGGAGCGGCGGCTGCTGGAGTGATCTCCCGCAACTTGGCGCGGGTCAGGGAGCGTTTGGGCCGCGGATCTGCGTGCGCCACGTCCTGGGCGACGTGCCGCCTTGGCCGCCTTTCCGGGCATGCTGCCGCCGCACCCCACCCAAGCACGAAGGGACCGGCCTGGGCGTCAGCTGGTCGTGTCCGGTTCCGGCGTGGTGAGGACGGCCGGACTGGCACGGAGCACGGCCTTATGCAGGTCGTCGTGGGGGGGCGAGGGGGGCAGGGGGCCTCTGGCCGGGGACTCCAGGGACTCCAGGGACTGGATGAACAGGGCGACGACGCGCCGCCGGGCGTCGGCGGCGGTGCCGCCGGTGGCATTCACGACACCGGCGTTGGCCATGCGGAGCAGCACTATGTCCGAGGAGTCGAAGTCCTCGCGCAGCCGACCCGCGACCTTGGCCCGGCCGATGAGCCGCAACATGCCCTCGAGTGCCTCGTTGCGGCGCCCCTCCATGGCCTTGGCAGTGGGGACGGACGTGGTCAGCACGTCGGCGAAGCCGTAGTCGGCGGCCTGCATCGCGCAGGCGGTCTCGATGTAGCCGACGAAACCGTGCCAGGGGTCGGGGTCTTCGAGGGCGATGGCGGCCGCGTCGGCATATGCGTCCATGCGGTCGGCGAAGACGGCGGCGACCGGCTCCTCCTTGGTGAGGAAGCGGCGGAACATGGTGGCGATGCCGACACCCGCCTCGCGGGCGAACTGCAGCCACTGATCACGGTGCGGTCGAGCGCATGGTGCCCCCCTTCGCACCAGCGGCCCCATGTCCCCTCGGTACGTCTGAACCTCGATCCCGGAAGGCCTCGCCATGGCTGCCATCCTGTCCGTTTCCGGAAGCCCCTCCCCCACCTCCCGTACCTCCTGGCTCCTGCGCCACCTGGCCGACCGGCTGCGCCTGCAGGGCCACGACGTGACCCCGCTGGACGTACGCACCCTGCCCGCGCAGGCGCTGCTCGGCGCGGACTTCCGGCACCCGGCGATCGTCACCGCCACGGACCTGTTCGCGCGGGCGGACGGGGTGGTGATCGGCACACCGGTCTACAAGGCCGCCTACTCAGGCCTGCTGAAGTCACTGCTCGACCTGCTCCCGCAGTACGCACTGTCAGGCAAGGCCGTGCTGCCCCTGGCCACCGGCGGCAGCACGGCCCATGTCCTTGCCATCGACTACGCATTGCGTCCCGTACTGAGTTCCATGGGGTCGTCCCACATCGTGCCCAGGTGGTTCACGCTCGACAAGGACGTCGCCGCCGACGACCACGCCACACATATCGTCGCGCCTGCTGTCGCCGAGGCGCTGGAGCAGGTCACGGACCTTTTCTCCGCCGCGCTGGGAGGGCGTACCGGTGCACTCCGCCGCACAGCCTGAGCCGCTTCATTGCCATCACTTGTCCAAGCGGCGACCTGAGCGCCTCGATCGCGGCCGCGATGATGTTCTCCGGGGAGACAGGTCCGGCATCGGCCGGCTCTTGGCGTTGCACTCGTATGAACAGGGAACCGTCGCCCGGTCGCAAGCGGCAGGATGACCCCGTGCTCATCGTGATCGGCGGCCTGCCCGCCACCGGAAAGACCACGCTTGCCCGCCTGCTGGCGGCGGATATCGGCGCGGTCCACCTGCGCGTGGACACCATCGAACAGGCACTGGTCCGCTCCGGCCTGACCGGGCATCCGGTCGGTCCGGCGGGCTACGTCGTCGGATACGCCCTGGCCGAGGAGCATCTGCGGCAGGGCCTGACGTGATCGCGGAGTCGGTGAACCCGCTGACGGTGACGCGGAACGCCTGGCGTGATGCGGCCGTACGGGCGGGTGTCCCCTCCGTCGAAGTGGTGGTCGTCTGCTCCGATCCGGTCGAGCACCGGCGGCGCGTGACGTCGAGGTCGGTCGACATCCCGGACCTGGCGCTGCCCGACTGGCAGCAGATCCTCGACCGGGAGTACGAGCACCGGGACCGGGACCGTGTCGTCGTCGACACCGTGGGACAGAATCCGAAGGCATCGTCTCCCCTGCTGCTGGGGGCTGTGCTGTCGGCGGCTGCCGCCGGATCCGAGTAGCGGCGCCCATCCCCCACCACTCGTGCGTTCACCACGACAGGCCACTTCGTTGCACAATCACGCGGACACCGCCCTGCTCACGTCGGACGACTGCCCTGAACTCCCCCATCGGTAGCGGTCGCGGGAGGTCGGCGGCAGAGTACGGAACCAACGGGGCTCCTGTGCCTGCGGGTTGAGACTTCGCGCACCTCCCCCGACGACACAAGAGCCTCGTCCGTTGCGGATGCCCACGGCGCCTCCCGATCGGTGGCCCTGCTGAAAGGCCCACTGATACCAAGTCGCTCCGAAAATCGGCAGCGTCACGCCGACGCGGGCATGACGATCAGCACCCGAATGGTGAAGACTGGAAAGATGTCCCACGACCTCGGCGGACTCCTGTTCGTAGCGCTCGGTCTCGTCCTTGTCGCCGCCGGCTTCGTCTGGCGGGGAGGTGCGCTGCGCCCCCTCTCGGTGAAACGGGCCCAGGCGGCCGTGATCCGGGACCGTTCCAGAAACCTGCTCCGTTCTGCGGACATGGCGATCGCGGAGGCGCGCCGCCGGGCCGCACGCGGCGAGCCGGCCATCGTCACGGTCGGAGACGTGACCAAGGTGGCGCGCCAGCACTACGGGCACCTCGTCGTGGAACGCGAAGAGGCAGCAGCCGCCCTCCGCCAACGCTACGAGGCAGCCGACTGCCGGATGGACTGTATGACCGACGCTTTCAACTGACGGTCTCCTCGACGAATGCTCAATGCCCGGGGCACCGAAGCCGTCACCTGAGTCGTGCCACGCTGAAAAGGCTTGAGC contains:
- a CDS encoding TetR/AcrR family transcriptional regulator, with product MARPSGIEVQTYRGDMGPLVRRGAPCARPHRDQWLQFAREAGVGIATMFRRFLTKEEPVAAVFADRMDAYADAAAIALEDPDPWHGFVGYIETACAMQAADYGFADVLTTSVPTAKAMEGRRNEALEGMLRLIGRAKVAGRLREDFDSSDIVLLRMANAGVVNATGGTAADARRRVVALFIQSLESLESPARGPLPPSPPHDDLHKAVLRASPAVLTTPEPDTTS
- the ssuE gene encoding NADPH-dependent FMN reductase produces the protein MAAILSVSGSPSPTSRTSWLLRHLADRLRLQGHDVTPLDVRTLPAQALLGADFRHPAIVTATDLFARADGVVIGTPVYKAAYSGLLKSLLDLLPQYALSGKAVLPLATGGSTAHVLAIDYALRPVLSSMGSSHIVPRWFTLDKDVAADDHATHIVAPAVAEALEQVTDLFSAALGGRTGALRRTA
- a CDS encoding response regulator codes for the protein MTPPVRLLLCDDHAVVRAGLHALLSSADGIEVVGEAATGEEALAMAARLSPDVVLMDLQLDGGMDGVTATRRLTSEGGGKGPRVLVLTMFDTDADITRAIEAGATGYLLKAEHPDELFTAIRHAASGHTTLSAPVADRLMTRLRSPSPTLSPREHEILGQLARGLGNREIARALFISEATVKTHLGRIYGKLGVETRAGAVAVAKERRLLE